In Deltaproteobacteria bacterium RIFCSPHIGHO2_02_FULL_44_16, a single genomic region encodes these proteins:
- a CDS encoding cobalamin-binding protein: MHRIVSLIASSTEIICALGCRDQMVGRSHECDYPESVKALPCCTEVKFGTHGTSYEIDQRVKAIVQEGLSVYRVKGEMLKHLRPDVIVTQTQCEVCAVSLKDVEAATCELMGADLKVVSLETNCLADLWRDIKKVGAALDVEERAEKLIESLQQRIRNIETRVADVSRKPTVACIEWIDPLMSAGNWMPELVELAGGVNLFGIAGKHSPWMTWEELVQKNPDIIIVLPCGFDIPRTLEEMHLLRDRKEWKALRAVQVGQVIIADGNQYFNRPGPRLVESLEILAEIFHPDMFAFGHEGTGWKRFLF, translated from the coding sequence ATGCACCGCATTGTTTCTCTCATCGCCAGCAGTACTGAAATCATCTGCGCCTTAGGGTGTCGTGATCAGATGGTCGGTCGATCGCATGAATGCGATTACCCGGAATCAGTCAAAGCTCTTCCGTGTTGTACCGAAGTCAAATTTGGAACGCATGGAACAAGTTACGAAATTGACCAACGCGTCAAAGCGATTGTCCAGGAAGGGCTCTCTGTTTATCGCGTCAAAGGAGAGATGCTGAAACATTTACGCCCTGATGTGATTGTGACCCAAACGCAGTGTGAAGTGTGTGCGGTGAGTCTCAAAGATGTCGAAGCAGCGACCTGTGAACTCATGGGCGCTGATCTAAAAGTTGTCTCATTAGAGACCAACTGTCTCGCCGATTTATGGCGCGATATCAAAAAAGTCGGAGCTGCGCTCGATGTTGAGGAGAGAGCTGAGAAACTTATTGAATCCCTTCAGCAGCGCATTCGAAATATTGAAACCCGTGTTGCTGATGTCAGCCGAAAACCAACTGTCGCGTGTATCGAGTGGATTGATCCTTTAATGAGTGCTGGCAACTGGATGCCGGAACTCGTAGAGCTTGCTGGTGGTGTGAATCTTTTTGGCATTGCCGGAAAACATTCTCCCTGGATGACATGGGAAGAACTGGTTCAAAAAAATCCCGATATCATTATAGTGCTTCCGTGTGGTTTTGATATTCCCCGCACGCTTGAAGAGATGCATCTTTTACGCGATCGCAAAGAGTGGAAAGCGCTGCGCGCTGTTCAGGTAGGACAAGTCATCATCGCGGATGGCAATCAATATTTCAATCGCCCCGGCCCACGACTTGTTGAGTCGCTCGAGATCCTTGCCGAAATTTTTCATCCCGATATGTTCGCTTTCGGACATGAAGGAACTGGCTGGAAGCGTTTTCTTTTTTAG